One Campylobacter concisus DNA segment encodes these proteins:
- a CDS encoding tetratricopeptide repeat protein, with protein MKKSILFLAFAVLSLSANWDENMQNCINKSDAKACESFTKKLSSECENKDKTSCFLYADMLGRGLGVEKDLVKSYEVFKSLCENGSSEACYELATKYLQGNGVEQSFDLSANALDKACKMGSKRACNVLELVPKN; from the coding sequence ATGAAAAAATCCATTTTATTTTTAGCCTTTGCCGTTTTATCTCTAAGCGCAAACTGGGATGAAAATATGCAAAACTGCATCAACAAAAGTGACGCAAAAGCTTGCGAGAGCTTTACTAAAAAGCTTTCAAGCGAGTGCGAAAACAAAGATAAAACTTCTTGCTTTTTATATGCTGACATGCTAGGGCGAGGTCTTGGCGTTGAAAAAGATCTGGTTAAATCTTACGAAGTCTTTAAGTCGCTTTGTGAAAATGGTAGCAGTGAAGCTTGCTACGAGCTAGCTACAAAATATCTGCAAGGAAACGGCGTAGAGCAGAGCTTTGATCTATCTGCAAATGCTCTTGATAAGGCTTGCAAGATGGGCAGCAAACGAGCTTGCAACGTCCTAGAGCTTGTGCCTAAGAATTGA
- a CDS encoding ABC transporter permease: MNNLFLIAKLDVKESFRSRWFAIYALLFSALMIGFLFSGVTDSRVLGFSGLTRALLLFIQICVIIVPIFILISTVRSINQDRDTNLLEYVLSFPLSLKEYYFGKALGRTFVVFVPLLFSLLLCVVVGFIKGVSIPWGVLVLYFGLLFSLSIVFLSLGFFISSLIKNQETGQGVAFLLWLIMLAFIDLVLIGLLMRSSVDEYVIYSIAMLNPIELFRIAALSLFDPNLAVIGTASYFILGTFSKATFVAYAIIYPLVLGVILLVCGYLGFSKRDLV; the protein is encoded by the coding sequence GTGAATAACCTTTTTTTAATAGCAAAACTAGACGTCAAAGAGTCGTTTCGCTCAAGGTGGTTTGCGATCTATGCGCTTCTTTTTTCTGCTTTGATGATAGGATTTTTATTTAGCGGAGTGACGGACTCTCGTGTGCTTGGCTTTTCTGGGCTAACAAGGGCGCTACTTTTGTTTATACAAATTTGCGTCATCATCGTGCCGATATTTATCCTCATCTCAACCGTTAGAAGTATAAATCAAGACAGGGACACAAACCTGCTTGAGTACGTGCTAAGCTTCCCGCTAAGCCTTAAAGAGTACTACTTTGGCAAGGCGCTTGGGCGGACATTTGTCGTTTTTGTGCCGCTTTTGTTCTCGCTTTTGCTTTGCGTGGTGGTTGGCTTTATAAAGGGCGTGTCGATACCTTGGGGCGTGCTGGTGCTCTACTTTGGCCTGCTTTTTAGCCTAAGTATCGTCTTTTTATCGCTTGGCTTTTTCATCTCAAGCCTTATCAAAAACCAAGAAACAGGCCAAGGCGTGGCGTTTTTGCTCTGGCTTATCATGCTAGCTTTTATCGACCTAGTGCTTATTGGGCTGCTTATGCGAAGCTCAGTCGATGAGTACGTCATCTACTCTATCGCGATGTTAAATCCGATCGAGCTTTTTAGGATAGCCGCACTTAGCCTTTTTGATCCAAATTTAGCAGTGATAGGCACTGCTTCTTACTTTATCTTAGGCACATTTTCAAAAGCGACCTTCGTAGCTTATGCGATCATCTATCCTTTGGTGCTTGGCGTAATCTTGCTAGTTTGCGGCTATTTGGGCTTTAGCAAGAGAGATCTTGTTTGA